Proteins encoded within one genomic window of Bacillus thuringiensis:
- a CDS encoding LCP family protein gives MENTSSSREKKNKRKYKKTTIISVLLAILLFGGFGYGTYVYMKTSNLVQKSNVNLARGEKSNLREETVKPITNNVSLLIMGIDENQERQKEYNGAFHTDALLLATFNKDDKTVKLTSIPRDTYTYVPVEKKKDKITHAYGSGFVKNGKDGGPQASVEAVEKLLQVPVDYFVKFNFNSFTKIVDGLDGIEVDVPVEFTEQNSKDEPDAIHLKKGLQKLTGEEALALARTRHIDSDAMRGQRQQLVMEAILSKLKSVGSITKLEKIVEAVDGDFKTNLVMDDILSFYKYGLNSSVEKIQLAGDDLYLPNGPNGQRVYYYNPNKKDLQSLSNTLRTHLGLSEKQIEEN, from the coding sequence ATGGAGAATACCTCTTCTTCAAGAGAAAAGAAAAATAAACGAAAATATAAAAAGACAACGATAATAAGTGTATTGTTAGCAATATTACTATTTGGCGGATTTGGATATGGTACTTATGTATATATGAAAACTTCTAATCTCGTACAAAAATCAAATGTTAATTTGGCACGTGGTGAAAAATCAAATTTACGTGAGGAAACGGTAAAACCGATTACTAATAATGTTTCACTTTTAATTATGGGAATTGATGAAAATCAAGAGCGACAAAAGGAGTATAATGGTGCATTTCATACAGATGCACTGCTGTTAGCTACTTTTAATAAAGATGATAAGACTGTGAAATTAACGAGCATACCACGTGATACATACACATATGTTCCGGTTGAAAAGAAAAAAGATAAAATAACGCATGCATATGGAAGTGGTTTCGTTAAAAATGGTAAAGATGGAGGGCCGCAAGCTTCAGTGGAAGCGGTAGAAAAGTTATTACAAGTGCCAGTTGATTATTTTGTAAAGTTTAATTTTAATTCATTTACTAAAATTGTTGATGGATTAGATGGGATTGAAGTAGATGTCCCAGTTGAATTTACGGAGCAAAATAGTAAAGATGAACCTGACGCGATCCATTTGAAAAAAGGACTACAAAAATTAACAGGGGAAGAAGCACTTGCCTTAGCAAGAACGCGTCATATTGATAGTGATGCAATGAGAGGACAGCGCCAACAACTTGTTATGGAAGCGATTTTAAGTAAATTAAAAAGTGTAGGATCGATTACGAAGCTAGAAAAAATAGTTGAGGCGGTTGACGGTGATTTTAAAACAAATTTAGTAATGGATGATATTTTATCTTTTTATAAATACGGTTTAAACAGTTCAGTTGAAAAAATACAATTAGCTGGTGATGATTTATATTTACCTAATGGTCCAAATGGGCAACGTGTATATTATTATAATCCTAATAAAAAAGATCTACAGAGTTTAAGTAATACGCTTAGAACACATCTAGGATTAAGTGAAAAGCAGATTGAGGAGAATTGA
- a CDS encoding VOC family protein, which translates to MKIKHLNLTVSDVVAAREFLEKYFGLTCSGTRGNGFAVLRDNDGFILTLMKGKEVHYPQTFHVGFPQESEEQVNKMNQRLKEDGFLVEPPKHAHAYTFYVEAPGGFTIEVMC; encoded by the coding sequence TTGAAAATTAAACATCTTAATTTAACAGTTTCAGATGTAGTAGCTGCTAGAGAGTTTTTAGAGAAATATTTTGGTTTAACTTGTAGCGGAACAAGGGGAAATGGCTTTGCAGTTTTGCGTGATAATGATGGGTTTATATTAACATTAATGAAAGGGAAAGAAGTACATTATCCACAAACATTTCATGTAGGGTTTCCTCAAGAAAGTGAAGAACAAGTAAATAAGATGAATCAAAGATTGAAGGAGGATGGCTTTTTGGTCGAACCTCCTAAACATGCACATGCGTATACGTTTTATGTTGAAGCACCTGGTGGATTTACAATTGAAGTGATGTGTTAA
- a CDS encoding RNA polymerase sigma factor, which translates to MKVIPLYKMIVKEETDVSLAKKGDHEAFMALIHTEKVKMYRIAKAMLRDETNIEDAIQTTILKAYENIKKLKKEDFFQTWLIRILMNECNNISRAYKKVIVTEENDYNMSVCDQYEDIDLCNAIQSLHEELRAVTVLYYYEDMNQESIAKLLEIPKGTVKSRLSRAREQLQKRLKTE; encoded by the coding sequence GTGAAAGTAATCCCTTTATATAAAATGATTGTAAAAGAAGAAACAGATGTTTCCTTAGCGAAAAAAGGTGATCATGAAGCGTTTATGGCGCTTATACATACTGAAAAAGTGAAGATGTATCGTATTGCAAAGGCTATGTTACGTGATGAGACAAATATAGAGGATGCGATACAAACAACAATTTTAAAAGCCTATGAAAATATAAAAAAATTAAAGAAAGAAGATTTTTTTCAAACTTGGTTAATTCGAATTTTAATGAATGAATGTAACAACATTAGTAGAGCGTATAAAAAGGTAATTGTGACAGAAGAGAATGATTACAATATGAGCGTGTGCGATCAGTATGAAGATATAGATTTGTGTAATGCGATTCAATCGTTACATGAAGAATTAAGAGCTGTTACGGTGCTTTATTATTATGAAGATATGAATCAAGAGAGTATTGCCAAGCTTTTAGAAATACCAAAAGGAACAGTAAAATCGAGATTGTCACGTGCGAGGGAACAACTACAGAAACGATTAAAGACGGAATAG
- a CDS encoding peptide ABC transporter substrate-binding protein, translating into MKKKMKKFTAVVVPVLAMSMALTACSSGSGGEKKPTTTSNNGGEEKKSDIKYAAKQVLNRTETNEIPTMDTSKNTDTLGSQILGNTMEGLYRLDKDNKPIPAVAESSTKSEDGKKYTFKLRKDAKWSNGDPVTAKDFVFAWQRLVDPKTAAEYAFIAYYLKNAEAINQGKGEVSTLGVKAVDDYTLEVELERPVPYFLNLMAFASYYPLNEKFVKEKGNKFGLESDTTLYNGPFVLTDWKHEQGWKLKKNDQYWDKKTVKLDEINYSVVKEVATRVNLFDTGAIDFALLSGEFVDKYRNNKEEFGAYSETSTFYLRLNQKRGGQDTPLKSKKLREAIALSIDKKALTNVILNDGSKPVDYLVAKGLASGPDGKDFAETFKNGLKQDSKKAAAAWEEAKKELGKDQVTIELLNYDTGNAKKVGEYVKDQVEKNLKGVTVNIKLQPFKQKLKLESDQDYDFSYGGWNPDYADPMTYLDMFETKNSQNQMSYSNSKYDDIITKSKTEWMADAKKRWTELGKAEKLLLEEDVALVPLYQSAKSYVMKPNVKGIVKHNISPEYSFKWAYIEEK; encoded by the coding sequence ATGAAGAAAAAGATGAAAAAGTTTACGGCGGTTGTAGTGCCAGTTTTAGCAATGAGTATGGCGTTAACAGCATGTTCTTCTGGATCTGGTGGGGAGAAGAAACCGACTACAACGTCTAATAATGGCGGGGAAGAGAAAAAATCTGATATAAAATATGCAGCAAAGCAAGTGCTAAATCGTACAGAAACGAATGAAATTCCAACGATGGATACTTCCAAAAATACAGATACACTTGGCTCACAGATTTTAGGGAATACAATGGAAGGTTTATATCGCCTTGATAAAGACAATAAGCCAATCCCAGCTGTAGCGGAATCTAGCACAAAAAGCGAGGATGGCAAAAAATATACATTTAAATTACGTAAAGATGCAAAATGGTCAAACGGTGATCCTGTAACAGCGAAAGATTTCGTATTTGCATGGCAACGTCTAGTAGATCCAAAAACAGCTGCTGAGTATGCATTTATTGCTTACTATCTTAAAAATGCAGAAGCGATTAATCAAGGAAAAGGAGAAGTTTCTACATTAGGTGTAAAAGCGGTAGATGATTATACGCTTGAAGTAGAACTAGAAAGACCTGTACCATATTTCTTGAACTTAATGGCATTTGCGTCATACTATCCATTAAATGAAAAGTTCGTAAAAGAAAAAGGAAATAAATTCGGTTTAGAGTCTGATACAACACTGTATAATGGTCCATTTGTACTTACTGATTGGAAACATGAGCAAGGCTGGAAATTAAAGAAAAATGATCAGTATTGGGATAAAAAGACTGTAAAACTAGATGAAATCAACTATAGTGTAGTAAAAGAAGTAGCTACAAGAGTAAACTTATTTGATACAGGTGCAATTGATTTCGCACTTTTATCAGGAGAATTTGTTGATAAGTATAGAAATAATAAAGAAGAGTTTGGCGCATATTCAGAAACAAGTACGTTTTACTTGCGTCTAAATCAAAAACGTGGTGGGCAAGATACACCGTTAAAGAGTAAAAAATTACGTGAAGCAATTGCCTTATCAATCGATAAGAAAGCTTTAACGAATGTCATTTTAAATGATGGTTCAAAACCAGTGGATTATTTAGTAGCAAAAGGTTTAGCAAGTGGACCAGACGGTAAAGATTTCGCAGAAACATTCAAGAATGGATTAAAACAAGACTCCAAAAAGGCAGCAGCAGCTTGGGAAGAAGCGAAAAAAGAACTTGGAAAAGATCAAGTAACAATTGAACTGCTGAATTATGATACTGGTAATGCGAAAAAAGTTGGGGAGTATGTAAAAGATCAAGTTGAAAAGAATTTAAAAGGTGTGACAGTAAATATTAAACTGCAACCATTTAAGCAAAAACTAAAATTAGAATCAGATCAAGATTATGATTTTTCATATGGTGGCTGGAATCCAGATTATGCTGATCCAATGACGTACCTTGATATGTTTGAAACGAAAAACTCTCAGAACCAGATGAGCTACTCAAATTCAAAATATGATGACATTATTACTAAAAGTAAGACAGAATGGATGGCTGATGCAAAAAAACGTTGGACAGAGCTAGGGAAGGCAGAGAAATTGTTACTTGAGGAAGATGTAGCACTTGTACCTTTATATCAAAGTGCTAAATCATATGTTATGAAACCGAATGTAAAGGGAATTGTGAAACATAATATTAGTCCGGAATATAGCTTTAAATGGGCGTATATTGAAGAGAAATAA
- a CDS encoding peptide ABC transporter substrate-binding protein has product MKKKKMKKLTAVVAPVLAMSMALTACSTSGGDKKTSTNSSSGGDSKSEEKLAAKQVLNRTETNEIPTMDTSKSTDTLGSQMLGNTMEGLYRLDKDNKPIPAAAESSTKSEDGKKYTFKLRKDAKWSNGDPVTAKDFVFAWQRLLDPKTAAEYAFIAFPIKNAEAISQGKAEVSTLGVKAVDDLTLEVELEQAVPYFLNLVAFPSYYPLNEKFVKEKGDKYGLESDTTVYNGPFVLTDWKHEQGWKLKKNDQYWDKKTVKLDEINFSVVKEPATRVNLYDSGQIDFSLLTGEFVDKYRNNKEEFGTYSEPSTFFIRLNQKRGGQDTPLKSKKLREAIALSIDKKNLANVILNDGSKPADYLVPKGLANGPDGKDFQETFKNGIKPDAKKAAAAWEEAKKELGKDQVTIEFLNYDTGNAKKVGEYVKDQIEKNLKGVTVNIKLQPFKQKLKLESEQDYDISYGGWSPDYADPMTYLDMFESKHSHNQMSYSDAKYDEMVKKAGGELMSDAKKRWEELGKAEKLLLEQDVALVPLYQNARSYVMKPTVKGVVKHNISPEYSFKWAYVTEK; this is encoded by the coding sequence GTGAAAAAGAAAAAAATGAAAAAACTAACAGCGGTTGTAGCACCAGTTTTAGCAATGAGTATGGCATTAACAGCATGTTCTACATCAGGTGGAGATAAGAAGACAAGCACAAACTCTAGCTCTGGCGGAGATAGCAAATCAGAAGAAAAATTAGCAGCGAAACAAGTACTAAATCGTACTGAAACAAATGAAATTCCAACAATGGATACTTCGAAAAGTACAGATACTTTAGGTTCTCAAATGCTAGGGAACACAATGGAAGGTTTATACCGTTTAGATAAAGATAATAAACCAATCCCAGCTGCGGCAGAGTCAAGCACGAAGAGTGAGGATGGTAAAAAATATACATTTAAATTACGTAAAGATGCAAAATGGTCAAACGGTGATCCTGTAACAGCGAAAGATTTCGTATTTGCATGGCAACGTTTATTAGATCCGAAAACAGCTGCAGAGTATGCATTTATCGCATTCCCGATTAAAAATGCAGAAGCAATTAGTCAGGGGAAAGCAGAAGTTTCTACATTAGGTGTAAAAGCGGTTGATGATCTTACACTTGAAGTAGAATTAGAACAAGCAGTACCATACTTCTTAAACTTAGTAGCATTCCCGTCGTATTATCCACTAAATGAAAAGTTCGTCAAAGAAAAAGGGGATAAATACGGTTTAGAGTCTGATACAACAGTATATAACGGACCGTTCGTTCTTACTGATTGGAAGCATGAGCAAGGCTGGAAACTGAAGAAAAACGATCAATATTGGGATAAAAAGACTGTGAAATTAGATGAGATTAACTTTAGTGTTGTAAAAGAGCCAGCAACTCGTGTGAATTTATACGATAGTGGCCAAATTGATTTCTCTCTATTGACTGGAGAATTCGTTGACAAATATAGAAATAATAAAGAGGAGTTTGGAACATATTCAGAACCAAGTACGTTTTTCATACGTTTAAACCAAAAACGTGGTGGGCAAGATACACCGTTAAAGAGCAAAAAATTACGTGAAGCAATTGCTTTATCGATTGATAAAAAGAATTTAGCGAATGTTATTTTAAATGATGGATCGAAACCGGCTGATTACTTAGTACCTAAAGGGCTAGCAAATGGACCAGACGGAAAAGACTTCCAAGAAACGTTTAAAAATGGTATTAAGCCAGATGCAAAAAAAGCAGCTGCTGCATGGGAAGAAGCGAAAAAAGAACTTGGAAAAGATCAAGTTACAATTGAGTTTTTAAACTATGATACTGGTAATGCGAAAAAAGTTGGGGAATATGTAAAAGATCAAATTGAGAAAAACTTAAAAGGTGTAACAGTAAACATTAAACTGCAGCCGTTTAAACAAAAACTAAAATTAGAATCGGAGCAAGATTATGATATTTCATATGGTGGATGGAGCCCAGACTATGCAGATCCAATGACATATTTAGATATGTTTGAATCTAAACACTCTCATAACCAAATGAGCTACTCTGATGCGAAATATGATGAAATGGTTAAAAAAGCCGGTGGAGAGTTAATGAGTGACGCGAAGAAACGTTGGGAAGAACTAGGGAAAGCTGAAAAATTATTACTTGAGCAAGATGTAGCACTTGTACCATTATATCAAAATGCTAGATCTTATGTAATGAAACCGACTGTAAAAGGGGTTGTTAAACATAATATTAGTCCGGAGTACAGCTTTAAATGGGCTTATGTAACTGAAAAATAA
- a CDS encoding class I SAM-dependent methyltransferase, translated as MERNTYIDFLAYYGIGSAHPGGFTLTKQLLAQLPFRYGANVLEIGCGTGKTAAYMTKECGYKVTAVEKNEIMIQKAKDRWSIEGLDIQLIEGNVEQLPCLHDSFEFVLGESILAFTEKERVISECYRVLQKDGKLVVIEMIIDRHIKKNEEEKIARLYGMKELLTENEWVQLFQKANFKRITIAGGGTIAETISGYIEEPEWNVSPHIPNELYEAWVQHENVRLMYQHILGHRIFICEK; from the coding sequence ATGGAACGAAATACTTACATCGATTTCCTAGCTTATTACGGAATAGGGAGTGCTCATCCTGGCGGTTTTACGTTAACAAAACAATTGTTAGCACAGCTGCCTTTTAGATATGGAGCTAACGTCCTTGAGATAGGCTGCGGTACGGGGAAAACAGCGGCGTATATGACAAAAGAATGTGGTTATAAAGTAACGGCGGTTGAAAAGAATGAGATTATGATTCAAAAGGCGAAAGATAGATGGTCAATTGAAGGACTAGACATTCAGTTAATTGAAGGGAATGTAGAGCAATTACCTTGTTTGCATGATTCATTTGAGTTCGTACTCGGAGAATCGATACTCGCTTTTACGGAGAAAGAAAGGGTTATCTCGGAGTGCTATCGAGTATTACAGAAGGATGGCAAGCTTGTTGTCATTGAAATGATTATTGATAGGCACATTAAGAAGAATGAGGAAGAAAAAATTGCCCGATTATACGGGATGAAAGAACTATTAACTGAGAATGAATGGGTACAATTATTTCAGAAAGCAAATTTTAAAAGAATTACAATTGCTGGCGGTGGTACAATTGCAGAAACAATCTCGGGCTATATAGAAGAGCCAGAATGGAATGTATCCCCGCATATTCCAAATGAATTATATGAGGCATGGGTACAGCATGAAAATGTACGACTTATGTACCAACATATTTTAGGGCATCGTATTTTTATATGTGAAAAATAA
- a CDS encoding peptide ABC transporter substrate-binding protein, with amino-acid sequence MKKKMKKFTAVVAPVLAMSMALTACSGSGGEKKSSTTSSGGGEENKSEIKYAAKQVLNRTENQEIPTMDTSKSTDTLGSQILGNTMEGLYRLDKDNKPIPAVAESSTKSEDGKKYTFKLRKDAKWSNGDPVTAKDFVFAWQRLLDKNTASEYAFIAYYIKNAEAINKGEKPLTDLGAKAVDDYTLEVELEKPVPYFLNLLAFPSYYPLNEKFVKEKGDKYGLEADTTVYNGPFVMSSWKHEQGWQLKKNDKYWDKKTVKLEEINYSVVKEVATKVNLYDTGSIDFTLLSGEFVDKYKSNKDEYGEYSEASTFFLRLNQKRNGQDTPLKSKKLREAIALSVDKKGLANVILNNGSKATDQLVPKGLATGPDGKDYQDTFKNGLKYDPKKGAAAWEAAKKELGKDQVTIELLSYDDGTAKKIADYVKDQIEKNLKGVTINTKIQPFKQKLKLETAQDYEISYAGWSPDYADPMTFIDMFESKSPYNQMSYSNAKYDEMVQKAGNELMGDAKKRWETLGKAEKLFLEEDAGLVPLYQTGRAYVMKPNVKGIVKHNISPEYSFKWAYVTEGK; translated from the coding sequence ATGAAGAAAAAGATGAAAAAGTTCACGGCGGTTGTAGCGCCAGTTTTAGCGATGAGTATGGCGTTGACAGCATGTTCTGGATCTGGTGGGGAGAAGAAATCAAGTACGACGTCTAGTGGTGGTGGAGAAGAGAACAAATCTGAAATTAAATACGCAGCAAAACAAGTATTAAATCGTACAGAGAATCAAGAAATTCCGACGATGGATACGTCTAAATCTACTGATACGTTAGGGTCGCAAATTTTAGGGAATACGATGGAAGGATTATATCGATTAGATAAAGATAATAAGCCGATCCCAGCTGTTGCAGAATCTAGTACGAAAAGCGAGGATGGCAAAAAATATACATTTAAATTACGTAAAGATGCAAAATGGTCGAATGGTGATCCTGTAACAGCGAAAGATTTCGTATTTGCATGGCAACGCTTACTTGATAAAAATACAGCGTCAGAATACGCATTTATTGCTTACTATATTAAAAACGCAGAAGCAATTAATAAAGGTGAAAAACCTCTAACAGATTTGGGGGCAAAAGCAGTAGATGATTATACACTAGAAGTAGAATTAGAAAAGCCAGTACCATATTTCTTGAATTTACTAGCATTCCCGTCATACTATCCGTTAAATGAAAAATTCGTAAAAGAAAAAGGAGATAAGTACGGTTTAGAAGCAGATACAACGGTGTATAACGGGCCGTTCGTGATGTCTTCATGGAAACATGAACAAGGATGGCAGCTAAAGAAAAATGATAAGTATTGGGATAAGAAGACTGTGAAATTAGAAGAAATTAACTATAGTGTAGTAAAAGAAGTTGCGACGAAAGTAAACTTATATGATACAGGATCAATTGATTTCACACTACTATCAGGAGAGTTTGTAGATAAATATAAATCGAACAAAGATGAGTACGGTGAGTATTCAGAAGCAAGTACATTCTTCTTACGTTTAAATCAAAAGCGTAACGGACAAGATACACCGTTAAAGAGCAAAAAGCTTCGTGAAGCAATCGCATTATCAGTTGATAAAAAAGGTTTAGCAAATGTTATTTTAAATAATGGTTCAAAAGCAACAGATCAATTGGTTCCAAAAGGACTTGCGACAGGACCAGACGGTAAAGATTACCAAGATACATTTAAAAATGGTCTGAAATATGATCCGAAAAAAGGTGCAGCAGCGTGGGAAGCAGCGAAAAAAGAACTTGGAAAAGATCAAGTTACAATTGAATTACTAAGTTATGATGATGGAACTGCGAAAAAGATTGCTGATTATGTTAAAGATCAAATTGAGAAAAATTTAAAAGGTGTAACAATTAATACAAAAATTCAGCCGTTCAAACAAAAATTAAAATTAGAGACTGCACAAGATTATGAAATTTCTTATGCAGGTTGGAGTCCAGACTATGCGGATCCAATGACATTTATTGATATGTTTGAATCGAAGAGTCCATATAACCAAATGAGTTATTCAAATGCAAAATACGATGAAATGGTACAAAAAGCAGGTAATGAATTAATGGGTGATGCGAAGAAGCGTTGGGAAACGTTAGGGAAAGCAGAAAAATTATTCCTTGAAGAAGATGCTGGACTAGTTCCTTTATATCAAACAGGAAGAGCGTATGTAATGAAACCGAATGTAAAAGGAATTGTGAAACATAACATCAGTCCGGAATATAGCTTTAAGTGGGCGTATGTAACGGAAGGGAAATAA
- a CDS encoding vWA domain-containing protein — protein MKIRICATFMLFLFIWLHPFWTFAKGEEAKERVVSLVYDDSGSMRNNDRWKYANYALQSLVALLDEKDKFSYVPMSKPNDPLNISLTKDKRQTEIEGIGAWKTYLNTPFSAVETAMQSIKKEADIDGKREFWLIVLTDGAFNDLEKDKVGGKEQILQKLAQFKKDMDAKKISLHPILITMEEDLGQQEKAQLNTFKEIWKKEINGVAMPSSGEDGIVKSVNQVAALVANRDPFSSVESIVKTKVVGKKVEITTPFPLKRMTLVRQSPSLSNYQVTQISKPLQLQSSYSIHAPGEAKLFGNIVHISTENQEVIKPGTYTIEVDRDIEKEGLQVLVEPALNYTVSTYDKDDRSQKNVEEMYEGVTAVIEAKPTELPIQSSYFQAEVEIDGKQYPMKWDDKKHVFYYEMKIDKGLVRGKVHMNIKGFYRQTKEFKIEVTEKPKLSLQAITKDYEEKVTNLENSKPFIIQPQLDGKPMTEEAVKKLIKSTGVTSKQSINYEIKQHGNQIYIYPRPHYSDTFNFTDTGTVEATIVVQDSKLQEVQKNITLHIQNAPFYEKYALIFKFVIPITLLLLVVGIIVLGWIVRPRFHRKALLYYEWDQEVAKDWLYQSEPELLKNKWWKHYFGIPFRAERKTVQSVTFIAKKGSKSIFVAKESQVVGMIIDGMFITDDEVGMEHKTLYPNELLVIDRGYGKEIYRYECE, from the coding sequence ATGAAAATTCGAATTTGTGCCACATTCATGTTGTTTCTATTTATATGGTTACATCCTTTTTGGACTTTTGCAAAAGGAGAGGAGGCAAAGGAAAGGGTCGTTTCACTTGTATATGATGATTCGGGCAGCATGAGAAATAACGATCGCTGGAAATATGCCAATTACGCTTTGCAAAGTTTAGTTGCGCTATTAGATGAAAAAGATAAATTTTCGTATGTGCCAATGAGCAAGCCGAATGATCCATTAAACATTTCGTTAACGAAGGATAAGAGACAAACAGAAATTGAGGGAATTGGGGCATGGAAAACGTATTTAAATACTCCGTTTAGCGCAGTAGAAACGGCGATGCAATCGATAAAAAAGGAAGCAGATATAGATGGAAAGCGTGAATTTTGGCTTATTGTCTTAACTGACGGGGCATTTAATGATTTAGAGAAAGATAAGGTTGGCGGAAAAGAACAAATCTTGCAGAAGTTAGCACAGTTTAAGAAGGATATGGATGCAAAAAAGATATCGTTACATCCAATTTTAATTACGATGGAAGAGGATTTAGGACAGCAAGAAAAGGCACAACTAAATACGTTTAAAGAGATATGGAAGAAAGAGATAAACGGAGTAGCGATGCCATCTAGTGGAGAGGATGGTATTGTAAAAAGCGTCAATCAAGTGGCTGCATTAGTTGCAAATCGTGATCCGTTCTCTTCTGTTGAATCGATTGTAAAAACGAAAGTAGTAGGGAAGAAAGTAGAGATTACAACACCATTTCCATTAAAGCGTATGACGCTTGTACGACAATCGCCTTCTTTGTCTAATTATCAGGTCACACAAATTTCTAAACCGTTACAATTACAATCTTCCTATTCCATACATGCACCAGGAGAAGCGAAATTATTCGGAAATATAGTTCATATCAGTACGGAAAATCAGGAAGTTATTAAACCAGGAACTTATACGATAGAGGTGGATCGAGATATTGAGAAAGAAGGACTACAAGTACTAGTTGAACCAGCGCTTAACTATACTGTTTCTACTTATGACAAAGATGATCGTAGTCAAAAAAATGTGGAAGAAATGTACGAAGGTGTTACCGCTGTTATTGAAGCGAAGCCTACCGAATTACCAATTCAGTCTTCATATTTTCAAGCAGAAGTAGAAATAGACGGAAAACAGTACCCGATGAAGTGGGACGATAAAAAACATGTATTTTACTATGAAATGAAGATTGATAAAGGATTAGTGCGCGGGAAAGTTCATATGAACATAAAGGGATTTTACAGACAGACGAAAGAATTTAAAATCGAAGTAACCGAAAAACCAAAATTATCACTGCAGGCAATAACGAAAGATTATGAAGAAAAAGTAACAAATTTAGAGAATAGTAAACCCTTTATTATACAACCACAGTTAGATGGTAAGCCGATGACAGAAGAGGCTGTAAAGAAACTAATAAAATCTACTGGTGTCACATCTAAACAATCAATCAACTATGAAATAAAACAACATGGTAATCAAATTTATATTTATCCTCGACCTCATTACTCCGACACATTCAATTTTACAGATACTGGCACCGTAGAAGCTACCATCGTAGTGCAGGATTCAAAATTACAAGAAGTACAGAAAAACATAACACTCCATATTCAAAATGCACCGTTTTATGAAAAGTATGCGCTTATCTTTAAGTTTGTTATTCCTATTACTTTATTACTGTTAGTAGTAGGAATAATCGTTTTAGGATGGATTGTTCGTCCAAGATTTCACCGGAAAGCACTATTGTATTACGAATGGGATCAAGAGGTAGCGAAAGATTGGTTATATCAATCTGAACCAGAGTTACTTAAAAATAAATGGTGGAAGCACTATTTTGGCATTCCGTTTAGGGCAGAAAGAAAGACTGTGCAATCTGTTACGTTTATAGCAAAGAAAGGATCGAAATCAATATTTGTAGCGAAAGAGTCACAAGTAGTAGGAATGATTATTGATGGGATGTTTATAACAGATGATGAGGTTGGAATGGAGCATAAGACGCTATATCCAAATGAACTTTTAGTAATTGATAGAGGATATGGTAAAGAGATTTACAGGTACGAGTGTGAATAG